From a single Marinobacter sp. THAF197a genomic region:
- a CDS encoding TRAP transporter permease — MNKKPFQSGGDTPLAENLTVNEDHILAHNVDDEPVEANRRLFTGVLMKFVVMLAIAYSAFHLYILNVAPMETWSFRIVHVAGALVLGFVLFAGARFVSGDEGGVRHRWTTWFAAVALIPAVYVLYQIYVFHQMILDGAMRIPAELETWHFGWPLLAASGVGIVMSWFHQRDRARFSVPDLVLIICSVAVAAYLLVVFNTSMRMTTGTAFAPVGISFAAVAGTALIMELTRRVAGMALVVIALVFLAYVFAGPYLPGFLGYPGLSVQRFFSQVYTDAGILGPTTAVSSTYIILFIIFAAFLQASKVGDYFVNFAFAAAGRSRGGPAKVSIFASGLMGMINGTSAGNVVSTGSLTIPLMKRVGYSKKSAGAVEAAASTGGQIMPPIMGAGAFIMAEITGIPYTEIAIAAVIPAILYFASVYFMVDFEAKKLGMRGMRADELPDLRLMLRQVYLFVPIIILIVALFQGYSVIRAGTLATISAAVVSWISPNKMGLRQILHAFEIAAYMSIQIIVVCAAAGVIVGVISLTGVGARFSVLLLDVAAHSNLLALVFAMFISILLGMGMPTTAAYAVAASVVAPGLVQLGIEPLTAHFFVFYFAVVSAITPPVALASYAAAGISGANAMSTSVASFRIGIAAFIVPFMFFYNSALLMDGGWFEIARALMTATFGVYLLSAGVLGWFARSTAPVPVRILLVVAALLTIEGGLWTDLAGIGLALLAIFIQRRVAPALAAA, encoded by the coding sequence ATGAACAAAAAACCATTCCAGAGTGGTGGAGACACACCGCTTGCAGAAAATCTGACGGTCAATGAAGACCACATCCTAGCCCACAATGTGGATGACGAACCCGTAGAGGCCAACCGCCGACTGTTCACCGGTGTTCTGATGAAGTTCGTGGTGATGCTGGCCATTGCCTATTCTGCTTTTCATCTCTACATACTGAACGTGGCGCCCATGGAAACCTGGTCGTTCCGAATTGTGCACGTGGCTGGAGCGCTGGTGCTGGGCTTTGTCCTGTTTGCCGGTGCGCGGTTCGTGTCCGGTGATGAAGGCGGTGTTCGGCATCGCTGGACCACCTGGTTTGCGGCTGTTGCCCTGATTCCTGCAGTCTACGTGTTGTATCAGATCTATGTATTCCATCAGATGATTCTGGACGGCGCCATGCGGATTCCCGCCGAGCTGGAAACCTGGCACTTTGGTTGGCCTCTGCTGGCCGCCTCTGGCGTGGGCATTGTGATGAGTTGGTTCCATCAACGTGATCGTGCCCGGTTCAGTGTGCCAGACCTGGTCTTGATCATCTGCTCGGTGGCCGTCGCAGCGTATCTGTTGGTGGTTTTCAACACGTCCATGCGTATGACCACCGGCACCGCCTTCGCCCCCGTGGGAATTTCCTTTGCGGCAGTGGCAGGCACAGCGCTGATTATGGAACTTACCCGCAGGGTAGCCGGCATGGCCCTGGTGGTCATTGCCCTGGTGTTTCTGGCTTATGTGTTTGCAGGCCCGTACCTGCCGGGTTTCCTTGGCTATCCGGGGCTCTCGGTTCAACGGTTCTTCAGCCAGGTATACACCGATGCGGGTATTCTGGGGCCCACCACGGCGGTGTCCTCAACCTACATCATTCTGTTCATCATCTTCGCCGCGTTTCTGCAGGCTTCGAAAGTCGGTGACTATTTTGTCAATTTCGCCTTCGCGGCGGCCGGCCGTTCCCGGGGTGGTCCGGCCAAGGTGTCCATCTTCGCTTCCGGTCTGATGGGCATGATCAACGGCACCAGTGCCGGCAACGTGGTGTCTACCGGATCCCTGACCATCCCGTTAATGAAGCGAGTTGGCTACAGCAAAAAATCGGCTGGCGCAGTTGAGGCGGCGGCATCCACGGGCGGGCAGATCATGCCACCGATTATGGGCGCCGGCGCGTTCATCATGGCCGAGATCACTGGCATCCCCTATACGGAGATTGCCATTGCCGCGGTGATTCCTGCGATTCTCTATTTCGCCTCGGTGTACTTCATGGTTGATTTCGAGGCCAAGAAACTGGGGATGCGGGGTATGCGCGCGGACGAACTGCCGGACCTTCGGCTGATGCTGCGCCAGGTCTATCTGTTTGTTCCCATCATCATCCTTATCGTGGCGCTGTTTCAGGGCTACTCGGTGATTCGTGCCGGCACACTAGCCACTATTTCGGCGGCGGTGGTGAGCTGGATTTCGCCCAACAAGATGGGGTTGCGCCAGATTCTGCACGCGTTCGAGATAGCGGCCTACATGTCCATCCAGATTATCGTGGTCTGTGCTGCGGCCGGTGTGATTGTGGGGGTGATATCACTGACCGGTGTTGGCGCCCGTTTCTCTGTGTTACTTCTGGATGTGGCGGCCCATAGCAACCTGCTGGCGCTTGTGTTTGCCATGTTCATTTCCATCCTGCTGGGTATGGGCATGCCAACCACCGCGGCTTATGCGGTTGCTGCTTCGGTTGTCGCGCCCGGATTGGTCCAGTTGGGCATTGAACCGCTCACGGCACACTTCTTCGTGTTCTACTTTGCCGTTGTCTCGGCGATTACACCGCCGGTGGCCCTGGCATCCTATGCGGCAGCGGGTATCTCCGGCGCTAATGCTATGTCTACTTCCGTGGCCTCCTTCCGTATCGGTATTGCTGCGTTTATTGTGCCGTTCATGTTCTTCTACAACAGTGCCTTGTTGATGGACGGCGGCTGGTTTGAGATTGCCCGGGCGTTGATGACGGCAACCTTTGGCGTGTATCTGTTGTCGGCAGGTGTACTGGGCTGGTTCGCCCGCTCTACAGCGCCGGTTCCGGTGCGGATTTTGCTGGTGGTTGCGGCCTTGCTCACCATCGAGGGCGGTTTATGGACTGATCTCGCGGGTATCGGGCTGGCACTCCTGGCGATCTTTATCCAGCGCAGGGTGGCACCGGCTCTGGCCGCCGCCTGA
- a CDS encoding methyl-accepting chemotaxis protein produces the protein MNKLTIQARVLLLALVPVIVLTALLTTYNLNQARSIGEQAVASFSEDMEASKRQELRNYLELAKTSIQHLYEQPGSANDPEVQRQAWDILRQLRFDDSGSEGYLFAYDTNGVNVMHGVNASLEGRNLWGFQDPNGTYLIRELVRVAQRGGGYVPYGWQHPDTGAVAPKLGYAEMLPEWGVMIGTGFWIDGLESQVAGMEGRVGESLAAAIIGSVTTSLVALAIIVFLALIVVRGIIRPLKSAVGAMTGIASGDGDLTRRLEVSGKDELSQLATAFNSFADQVHGLVKQVRQSSETLNGATEELNDVMVEAEQGVDRQKSESDQVATAMNEMTAAAQEVASNASEASDSAGHAMVQVTDAQGLVHQAIEVIGGLSQQVEEGVQVIEKLGTDSRQIDSVLEVIREIADQTNLLALNAAIEAARAGEAGRGFAVVADEVRTLASRTQQSTQEIQKTIEQLQRGAQDAVKLIAAISDRSEATVEETRQVNEALQRISQAVNTITDMNTQIASAAEEQTSVSETINQNVHEIVAISEQTAQGTRRAGDATQRLKSLAGELTAEVSRYRV, from the coding sequence ATGAATAAGCTCACCATCCAGGCACGGGTGCTGTTGCTGGCACTGGTGCCGGTTATAGTTCTGACCGCACTGCTGACCACCTATAACCTGAATCAGGCCCGCTCGATCGGTGAGCAAGCAGTTGCCAGCTTCTCGGAAGACATGGAGGCCAGCAAACGCCAGGAACTCAGGAACTATCTCGAGTTAGCAAAAACCTCCATACAGCATCTCTATGAACAGCCTGGCTCGGCAAACGATCCCGAGGTTCAGCGACAAGCCTGGGATATCCTGCGGCAGCTGCGTTTCGATGACTCCGGCAGTGAGGGCTACCTGTTTGCGTATGACACCAACGGTGTGAACGTGATGCATGGCGTCAATGCGTCATTGGAAGGCCGGAATCTATGGGGGTTTCAGGACCCTAACGGTACCTACCTGATTCGTGAGCTGGTGCGTGTGGCCCAGCGGGGCGGAGGCTATGTTCCTTATGGTTGGCAACACCCGGATACCGGAGCGGTGGCTCCCAAACTGGGATACGCCGAGATGCTGCCGGAATGGGGGGTTATGATTGGCACTGGTTTCTGGATTGACGGTCTTGAGAGCCAGGTGGCCGGCATGGAAGGGCGGGTTGGCGAATCGCTGGCAGCGGCCATTATCGGCTCTGTGACTACCTCCCTTGTGGCGCTCGCCATCATTGTATTCCTGGCCCTGATTGTGGTGCGCGGCATTATACGGCCGCTCAAATCTGCCGTGGGTGCCATGACTGGTATTGCCAGTGGTGACGGTGATCTGACCCGTCGGCTGGAGGTGAGTGGAAAAGATGAGCTGAGTCAGTTGGCGACAGCATTCAACAGTTTTGCCGATCAGGTACACGGCCTGGTAAAGCAGGTGCGGCAATCGTCTGAGACACTTAACGGCGCTACCGAAGAGCTTAACGACGTGATGGTGGAGGCCGAGCAGGGCGTAGACCGGCAGAAGTCTGAGAGCGATCAGGTGGCCACGGCCATGAATGAAATGACCGCAGCTGCCCAGGAGGTAGCCAGTAACGCCAGTGAAGCCTCGGATTCCGCCGGCCATGCCATGGTGCAGGTGACAGACGCGCAAGGGCTGGTGCACCAGGCGATCGAGGTGATCGGTGGGTTGTCACAACAAGTCGAAGAAGGTGTGCAGGTGATTGAAAAGCTGGGAACGGATTCCCGGCAGATTGACAGTGTGCTGGAGGTAATTCGGGAGATTGCTGACCAGACCAACCTGCTGGCGCTTAACGCCGCCATCGAGGCCGCCCGGGCCGGCGAAGCAGGACGTGGCTTTGCCGTGGTCGCCGACGAGGTACGTACTCTGGCCAGCCGTACCCAGCAAAGTACTCAGGAAATCCAGAAAACCATCGAGCAACTACAGAGAGGTGCGCAGGACGCGGTGAAGCTGATCGCAGCCATCAGTGATCGCAGTGAAGCCACCGTTGAGGAGACCCGGCAGGTGAACGAAGCCCTGCAGCGTATCTCTCAGGCGGTGAACACCATCACCGATATGAATACCCAGATCGCCAGTGCTGCGGAAGAGCAGACCAGTGTGTCGGAAACCATCAACCAGAATGTTCATGAGATCGTGGCGATCTCCGAGCAAACGGCCCAGGGGACTCGCCGGGCGGGGGATGCCACCCAGCGCCTGAAATCATTGGCGGGTGAATTGACGGCCGAGGTCAGCCGCTACCGGGTGTAG
- a CDS encoding sigma-54-dependent transcriptional regulator produces the protein MTTASVLFVDDDPDIRPLMEQTLALEDIPVVCFADGASALKQIHPSFEGIVLCDYNMPGMDGLELLERVRATDEDIPVILLTGQGDISTAVSAMQRGAYDFIEKPFDHEELIELLRHALEKRHLALENRRLKAQLRHLARPGPRILGDSPAMQRVMATIDPVLDISANVLLHGETGSGKDALARYIHENSPRSGHNFVAINCGAVPEHLIESELFGHEAGAFTGADKRRIGKIEHAHRGTLFLDELESMPMPLQVKLLRVLEEQRVERLGSNQVVDVDIRIIAATKADLKELSDKGDFRSDLYYRLNVVKVDIPALRERKEDIPKLFHHFALIAAARYDRESVPLEARQAARLMQHSWPGNVRELRNLAERYVLLGPAALEEGDSASGPSIAGRQTLSEMMDSFERSAIVSALNACHGSIKDTMVQLGIARKTLYDKMKKHGLDKAEFKD, from the coding sequence ATGACAACAGCTTCCGTCCTTTTCGTGGATGACGACCCGGATATCCGGCCGCTGATGGAGCAGACCCTGGCGCTGGAAGATATCCCGGTGGTCTGTTTCGCCGATGGTGCTTCAGCCCTGAAACAGATCCATCCCAGCTTCGAAGGTATTGTCCTGTGTGATTACAACATGCCCGGCATGGATGGTTTGGAGCTGTTGGAGCGTGTCCGGGCCACGGACGAGGATATTCCGGTGATCCTTCTGACCGGTCAGGGTGATATCAGTACGGCTGTATCGGCGATGCAGCGAGGGGCTTACGACTTTATTGAGAAGCCCTTCGACCACGAGGAATTAATTGAGCTGCTGCGACATGCTCTGGAAAAACGTCATCTTGCGCTGGAAAACCGTCGACTCAAAGCCCAGCTGCGACACCTGGCCCGGCCGGGCCCCAGGATACTGGGCGATTCGCCCGCCATGCAGCGGGTGATGGCCACCATAGACCCGGTGCTGGATATCTCGGCAAACGTCCTGCTGCATGGTGAGACGGGTTCGGGTAAAGATGCCCTGGCACGCTACATTCACGAAAACAGTCCTCGCAGTGGTCACAACTTCGTGGCGATCAACTGCGGTGCTGTGCCAGAGCATCTCATCGAAAGCGAACTCTTTGGCCACGAGGCGGGTGCTTTTACCGGGGCTGACAAGCGCCGCATCGGTAAAATTGAACATGCTCATCGGGGAACATTGTTTCTGGATGAACTGGAAAGCATGCCGATGCCCTTGCAGGTAAAGCTGTTGCGGGTGCTGGAGGAACAGCGGGTAGAGCGCCTGGGCAGTAATCAGGTTGTGGACGTGGATATACGGATTATTGCTGCCACCAAGGCCGACCTGAAAGAACTCAGTGACAAAGGCGATTTTCGCTCAGACCTTTATTACCGCCTGAACGTGGTCAAGGTGGATATTCCTGCGTTGCGGGAACGCAAGGAAGACATCCCCAAGCTGTTCCACCATTTTGCGTTGATCGCCGCCGCCCGTTATGACCGCGAAAGCGTGCCCTTGGAGGCCCGACAAGCCGCCCGGCTGATGCAGCATTCCTGGCCCGGAAACGTTCGTGAACTGCGAAACCTGGCGGAACGTTACGTGCTGCTTGGTCCGGCGGCCCTGGAAGAAGGCGATTCCGCGAGTGGTCCCAGTATTGCTGGCCGGCAGACATTGTCGGAGATGATGGATAGCTTCGAGCGCTCTGCCATTGTCAGTGCCCTCAACGCCTGCCATGGCAGTATCAAGGACACCATGGTCCAGCTCGGTATTGCCCGGAAAACGCTGTATGACAAGATGAAGAAGCATGGTTTGGATAAGGCGGAGTTCAAGGATTGA
- a CDS encoding TAXI family TRAP transporter solute-binding subunit — MRFQSIAATALAYAVFATPVLAQDRSGWPTSFTVGTASQGGTYFAYGSGWANFVAKNLGVSGGAEITGGPVQNMALVHTGDLKLGLTTMGPAREAVDGQSPLAPGMKMDNVCAMFPMYETPFSIAALSSSGIASISDIPPGATIGFGPAGSTSDTYFPRMMEALGVDFKRRNGSWSDLGGQLQDGLIDVVAFAAGIPIPAVSQLEVQTDVNVIGMNDNEAKTITDSFPVSEFIIPASTYQSLDEPSRVVSMWNFAMVNCDMPESFVYEVTKLTMENNAEMVSIHRAALHSVPENYTQNQALPWHPGAARWFNENGYPIDDAAIKH; from the coding sequence ATGAGATTCCAATCCATTGCGGCGACTGCGCTCGCCTACGCTGTTTTTGCAACCCCTGTTCTGGCTCAGGATCGTTCCGGCTGGCCGACCAGTTTTACCGTCGGTACGGCGAGCCAGGGCGGAACCTACTTCGCTTACGGATCTGGCTGGGCAAACTTTGTGGCGAAGAATCTGGGGGTCTCTGGTGGGGCTGAAATCACCGGTGGCCCGGTTCAGAACATGGCGCTGGTCCATACGGGTGATCTAAAGCTCGGCTTAACCACCATGGGCCCCGCCCGGGAAGCGGTTGATGGCCAAAGCCCCCTGGCTCCGGGAATGAAGATGGATAATGTCTGCGCCATGTTCCCGATGTACGAGACTCCTTTTTCTATTGCCGCGTTATCCAGTTCCGGTATTGCTTCGATCTCGGATATTCCACCTGGTGCAACGATCGGGTTTGGTCCCGCTGGCTCCACTTCGGATACCTATTTTCCGCGCATGATGGAAGCTTTGGGTGTTGATTTTAAACGTCGCAATGGAAGTTGGTCCGATCTTGGTGGACAGCTTCAGGACGGGTTGATTGATGTGGTGGCTTTCGCCGCAGGTATTCCCATTCCGGCGGTCAGTCAGTTGGAGGTGCAGACTGATGTGAACGTTATTGGCATGAATGATAACGAAGCAAAAACGATCACAGACAGTTTTCCGGTGTCTGAATTCATTATTCCGGCCAGCACCTATCAGTCACTGGATGAGCCTTCCCGTGTGGTCTCGATGTGGAACTTCGCCATGGTGAACTGCGATATGCCTGAAAGTTTTGTATACGAAGTCACCAAACTGACCATGGAGAACAATGCCGAGATGGTGTCAATCCATCGGGCTGCCCTTCATTCTGTCCCCGAAAACTATACCCAGAACCAGGCACTGCCATGGCACCCGGGTGCGGCCCGCTGGTTTAACGAGAACGGCTACCCCATCGACGACGCGGCTATCAAACACTGA
- a CDS encoding secondary thiamine-phosphate synthase enzyme YjbQ — protein sequence MIWHQNTIELAPLPRGFHLVTNEILAQAPELTNCEVGLLHLFIQHTSASLAVNENADPDVRGDLERHFNVMVPQNAPHYEHTMEGPDDMPAHIKSVMIGPSLTLPISHGHLALGTWQGIYVCEHRDNAGSRKIVATLQGRW from the coding sequence ATGATCTGGCACCAGAACACCATCGAACTGGCCCCGCTGCCCAGGGGTTTTCACCTGGTCACCAATGAAATTCTGGCCCAGGCGCCGGAACTGACCAACTGCGAAGTGGGGCTGCTGCACCTGTTCATCCAGCATACCTCCGCTTCCCTGGCGGTCAACGAGAATGCCGATCCCGATGTCCGGGGCGACCTGGAGCGTCATTTCAACGTTATGGTGCCCCAGAATGCTCCGCATTATGAGCACACCATGGAAGGCCCGGACGACATGCCGGCCCACATCAAGAGTGTGATGATCGGCCCGTCACTGACGCTGCCCATCAGTCACGGCCATCTGGCCCTGGGTACCTGGCAGGGTATCTATGTGTGTGAACACCGGGATAACGCCGGTAGCCGGAAAATTGTGGCAACGTTGCAGGGGCGTTGGTAA
- a CDS encoding sensor histidine kinase, translated as MPQRFSVVALLVITLLSSWMLGGWYGYRQLESEALQEAFRYRQLVANELNRYLPVPALIAEHPLLADALKQPDDSITVLRANEQMQRMATIVGGSDIYLMDLSGLTIAANNFGQPDTFVGNNYAFRPYFSEAVRTGQAVAYFALGSRSLERGLYFTHSVRDQRGNMLGVVAIKVLVHELESQWHRPESPQQAEMVVLDGDRISFLSSRSQWLYRDFGTGNDGERADRVHQRYPERALPPIDFSVIGQPWGLAEHSLRVRLGESGKAETYLAVQADLPRLDWSLMVLTATRPVLWARAGFVAGGLALFLAGFLTWLYLRERYRRERELALRGEQLERRVAQRTADLKRSNDQLLGEIQERERAQTELRETQHELIQAAKLAVLGQMSAGLNHEINQPLTAIQGYARNSRMFLKRGSTDMVDANLGEIVSLCDKMAELIRQFKVFARKSEGPPSVVDLRLAVDGALKIIRAQHSSSGIEIHWCRPEYPVMCHGDLIRIEQVMVNLIANAVQALEDRDQPWIDIKIVDDGEYWHCRVRDNGHGLPGNTEQVFEPFFTTRSVKQGLGLGLSISRQIVEALGGSLIGLNRDDGPGAEFVLKLKQRRADE; from the coding sequence ATGCCCCAGCGGTTCAGCGTTGTTGCCCTTCTGGTTATCACTCTGCTTTCTTCGTGGATGCTCGGTGGCTGGTATGGCTACCGGCAACTGGAGAGTGAAGCCTTGCAGGAGGCCTTTCGATACCGGCAACTGGTGGCCAATGAGCTGAACCGGTACCTTCCGGTTCCGGCATTGATTGCTGAACACCCGCTGCTGGCGGATGCGCTTAAGCAACCAGACGATTCGATTACGGTGCTCAGGGCGAATGAACAAATGCAGCGGATGGCAACCATTGTTGGGGGCTCCGACATCTACCTGATGGACCTGTCCGGTTTGACCATTGCAGCCAACAACTTTGGCCAGCCTGACACCTTCGTCGGCAACAATTACGCCTTCAGGCCCTATTTTTCAGAAGCGGTACGAACCGGGCAAGCTGTCGCATATTTTGCCCTTGGCTCCCGGTCCCTGGAGCGTGGCCTCTACTTTACCCATTCCGTGCGTGATCAGAGGGGTAACATGTTGGGCGTTGTGGCCATCAAGGTTCTGGTACATGAACTGGAATCCCAGTGGCATCGCCCAGAGTCACCTCAGCAGGCCGAGATGGTCGTGCTGGATGGGGATCGCATCAGTTTTCTGTCCAGCCGCAGCCAGTGGCTTTACAGGGACTTCGGCACGGGGAACGATGGTGAAAGAGCTGACAGGGTCCATCAGCGTTACCCCGAGCGAGCATTGCCGCCAATCGATTTTTCGGTAATCGGACAGCCCTGGGGGCTCGCCGAGCATTCGTTGCGTGTCCGATTGGGGGAGAGTGGCAAGGCTGAAACCTACCTGGCGGTGCAGGCCGACTTACCGCGGCTGGACTGGAGCCTGATGGTACTGACCGCAACCCGGCCGGTACTCTGGGCCCGGGCGGGGTTCGTGGCCGGCGGACTGGCGCTGTTCCTGGCTGGCTTCCTTACCTGGCTGTACCTGAGAGAGCGATATCGTCGTGAGCGGGAGCTGGCCCTGCGGGGAGAGCAGCTTGAGCGTCGGGTTGCCCAGCGCACAGCCGACCTGAAGCGATCCAACGATCAACTCCTGGGTGAAATCCAGGAACGGGAGAGAGCCCAGACGGAGTTGCGTGAAACCCAACACGAGCTGATCCAGGCGGCAAAACTGGCGGTACTTGGGCAGATGTCTGCCGGACTGAACCATGAAATCAATCAACCACTGACGGCCATCCAGGGATACGCTCGCAACAGCCGGATGTTCCTTAAGCGGGGTTCAACCGATATGGTTGATGCCAACCTTGGGGAAATTGTCTCCCTGTGCGACAAAATGGCGGAGTTGATCCGGCAATTCAAGGTTTTTGCCCGTAAGTCTGAGGGACCGCCATCGGTGGTTGATCTGCGGTTGGCTGTCGATGGTGCTCTGAAGATCATTCGTGCCCAGCACAGCAGTTCCGGCATCGAAATACACTGGTGCCGGCCCGAATATCCTGTGATGTGTCATGGTGACCTCATCCGCATTGAGCAGGTGATGGTTAACCTGATTGCGAACGCTGTCCAGGCACTGGAAGATAGAGACCAGCCGTGGATCGATATTAAGATTGTAGACGATGGTGAATACTGGCATTGCCGGGTACGCGACAATGGTCACGGCCTTCCCGGCAACACAGAACAAGTGTTCGAGCCTTTCTTTACGACTCGCTCGGTCAAGCAGGGTCTGGGATTGGGGTTGTCTATCTCGCGCCAGATTGTCGAGGCGCTTGGGGGAAGTCTCATTGGCCTTAACCGTGACGATGGCCCCGGTGCTGAATTTGTACTGAAACTGAAACAGCGTAGGGCAGACGAATGA
- a CDS encoding succinylglutamate desuccinylase/aspartoacylase family protein, producing MARAPFEIAGVQVKAGTRETVEVPVAKLYTHTPLHIPVEVVHGRRDGPVLMVCGAIHGDEINGVEIIRRVLKNGALRHLRGTLVAVPIVNIFGFVQRTRYLPDRRDLNRCFPGSETGSLGGRIAYLLRTQIMEKVTHIIDLHTGAIHRFNLPQIRAELKNPETSRMADAFGAPIIINAGLREGSLRAYADSLDIPVITFEGGEALRFDDVVIASGVKGIIRVMRELEMVPAKKGPRAPRKRSETAANSQWVRADMDGIMRPVASLGQKVRKGQKLAMVADPFGESEVAITSPCSGIVICVNNLPLVNEGEAIYHIARFDELGEAEKAMDYFRSSFESEVSEDAVVPVHPWDELQK from the coding sequence ATGGCAAGAGCACCGTTTGAAATCGCTGGCGTACAGGTAAAAGCCGGTACCCGTGAGACTGTGGAAGTCCCGGTGGCCAAACTCTATACCCATACACCGCTGCACATTCCTGTGGAAGTGGTGCACGGCCGCCGTGACGGCCCGGTGCTGATGGTGTGTGGTGCGATTCATGGCGATGAAATCAACGGTGTGGAAATAATCCGCCGGGTGTTGAAAAACGGCGCACTCCGGCACCTGCGGGGCACGCTGGTGGCAGTTCCTATCGTTAACATCTTCGGATTTGTGCAGCGCACCCGTTACCTGCCGGACCGCCGGGACCTGAATCGTTGCTTCCCGGGCTCGGAAACCGGTTCGCTGGGCGGCCGCATTGCCTACCTGTTGCGCACCCAAATTATGGAAAAGGTCACCCACATTATCGACCTGCACACCGGCGCCATTCACCGCTTCAACCTGCCGCAAATCCGGGCCGAGCTGAAGAACCCGGAAACCTCCCGAATGGCGGATGCCTTTGGCGCCCCCATCATCATTAATGCAGGTCTTCGGGAAGGCAGCCTGCGGGCCTACGCCGATTCCCTGGATATTCCGGTCATCACCTTTGAAGGCGGTGAGGCCTTGCGCTTTGATGATGTGGTTATCGCCAGCGGTGTGAAGGGTATTATCCGGGTGATGCGGGAACTGGAAATGGTGCCTGCCAAGAAAGGCCCGAGGGCGCCCAGAAAGCGCTCTGAAACTGCGGCTAATTCACAGTGGGTGCGGGCGGATATGGACGGCATCATGCGCCCCGTGGCCAGCCTCGGCCAGAAGGTGCGTAAAGGTCAGAAACTGGCCATGGTGGCGGATCCCTTTGGTGAGTCGGAGGTGGCGATCACGTCCCCCTGTTCCGGCATCGTGATCTGTGTGAACAACCTGCCACTGGTGAACGAAGGCGAGGCCATCTATCACATCGCCCGCTTCGACGAGCTGGGCGAAGCTGAAAAAGCCATGGACTACTTCCGCAGCTCCTTCGAGAGCGAAGTGTCGGAAGACGCGGTAGTGCCCGTACACCCCTGGGACGAACTGCAAAAATAA